Proteins encoded in a region of the Quercus lobata isolate SW786 chromosome 8, ValleyOak3.0 Primary Assembly, whole genome shotgun sequence genome:
- the LOC115956151 gene encoding non-functional pseudokinase ZED1-like — protein sequence MHRYKGSLEGRIVLIKLFPDSESLADFAINDLVISAQMCAHNNVLKPIGCCLENRSLILVYEFPKNGFLADRIYICSDTRQHQPMAWESRLKIARQIAHAISYLRTAFSRPVIHMAIHMHSILLDEHDVPKLSNFFSVTIPEGETDVEAYNGLWHPKFKGPEFEAIGKVTEKFDVYDFGDLLMELLTGEDSYNTIRLIIDEDSSLVKYMYNCAQGYGINEIVDPAILAGEGGASLEQQLQAVLDLALTCTEEDPYRRPTMVDVTKELKLIERYVA from the coding sequence ATGCATCGGTACAAGGGTTCTCTTGAAGGACGAATTGTTCTCATTAAGCTATTTCCTGACTCTGAATCATTAGCTGATTTTGCCATCAATGATCTGGTGATTTCTGCACAGATGTGCGCTCACAATAATGTGTTAAAGCCCATAGGGTGTTGCCTTGAGAATCGATCTCTCATTTTAGTGTATGAATTTCCCAAGAATGGTTTCCTTGCAGATCGAATCTACATATGCAGTGATACTCGACAACATCAGCCCATGGCATGGGAAAGTAGGCTAAAGATTGCCAGGCAGATAGCTCATGCAATTTCTTATCTCCGTACTGCGTTCTCCAGACCTGTAATTCACATGGCTATACATATGCACAGTATCTTATTAGATGAACACGATGTTCCCAAATTGTCCAACTTTTTTTCAGTAACAATCCCTGAAGGTGAAACTGACGTGGAAGCTTATAATGGCCTTTGGCATCCGAAGTTCAAAGGCCCCGAGTTTGAAGCAATAGGCAAGGTAACAGAGAAGTTTGATGTGTATGATTTTGGTGATCTTCTTATGGAACTTTTAACTGGGGAGGATTCTTATAATACAATCCGATTGATAATTGATGAAGATTCTAGCTTAGTAAAATACATGTATAACTGTGCTCAAGGTTATGGCATAAATGAGATTGTGGATCCTGCAATCTTGGCAGGGGAAGGAGGTGCTAGTTTAGAGCAACAATTACAAGCTGTATTGGACCTTGCCTTGACATGTACAGAGGAAGATCCATACAGAAGGCCAACAATGGTTGATGTCACTAAAGAACTTAAACTGATTGAGAGGTATGTTGCatga
- the LOC115957785 gene encoding uncharacterized protein LOC115957785, whose protein sequence is MEIPAKLLQYKFQFLFALILSVTLIALFFLAPRFLTILAYFWPLFLSTALFLFAVLVFGKTSPPSTDAPGGKAGEGLLDYVAGHPEHPVVESFKSEE, encoded by the coding sequence ATGGAGATCCCAGCAAAACTCCTCCAGTACAAGTTCCAGTTCCTCTTTGCCCTCATTCTATCAGTCACACTCATCGCCCTCTTCTTCTTAGCACCAAGGTTCCTCACCATCTTGGCTTACTTTTggcctctcttcctctccaccGCTCTCTTTCTCTTCGCTGTGCTTGTGTTTGGCAAGACATCGCCACCGTCTACCGACGCTCCCGGTGGCAAGGCCGGTGAAGGGCTCCTTGATTACGTCGCTGGGCATCCGGAACATCCGGTAGTAGAGAGTTTCAAGTCCGAGGAGTAG
- the LOC115954740 gene encoding two-pore potassium channel 1-like, translated as MASNGVEEPLLSGMVDPSVQTKKKNSLKRRRYRHCKSAPLAEFVPPETKGIGQIPRTESILGKLHPSFKQVAIFLAVYLGVGAVTFLLVRNQIEGKKTVGFLDAVYFCIVTMTTVGYGDLVPDSTLTKLLACAFVFTGMALIGLILSKAADYLVEKQETLLVKALHMSHNVGTTEILKEVETNKVRYKCLTVFILLLVLIIIGTIFLATVEKLDLVDAFYCVCATITTLGYGDKSFSTEVGRAFAVIWILTSTITLAQFFLYIAELNTERRQRALANWVRTRKMTSADLEAADIDDDGVVDASDFIIYKLKEMGKISQDDISLLLEEFEDLDVDQSGTLSVSDITLAQS; from the exons ATGGCCTCTAATGGTGTGGAAGAGCCCTTGCTGTCAGGAATGGTAGATCCTTCAGttcaaaccaaaaagaaaaattctctGAAGAGAAGAAGATATCGCCATTGTAAAAGTGCTCCTCTTGCAGAGTTTGTTCCTCCAGAAACGAAAGGGATTGGCCAGATTCCACGCACCGAATCCATTCTTGGGAAGCTACATCCAAGTTTTAAGCAAGTAGCCATATTCTTGGCTGTTTACTTAGGTGTAGGAGCTGTAACGTTCCTTCTTGTTAGGAACCAGATTGAGGGGAAGAAAACAGTTGGATTTCTTGATGCTGTGTATTTTTGTATCGTGACAATGACAACTGTTGGGTATGGAGACCTGGTTCCTGATAGTACCCTTACAAAACTACTTGCTTGTGCCTTTGTTTTCACTGGAATGGCTCTGATTGGACTAATCCTGAGCAAAGCAGCAGACTATTTGGTAGAGAAGCAAGAAACATTACTTGTTAAGGCCTTACATATGAGTCATAATGTTGGTACCACTGAAATTCTAAAAGAGGTAGAGACCAACAAAGTGAGATATAAATGTTTAACAGTCTTTATCCTTCTTTTGGTGCTTATAATTATTGGGACAATCTTCCTAGCTACTGTTGAGAAATTAGACCTTGTTGATGCGTTTTATTGTGTATGTGCTACCATCACAACCCTGGGCTATGGAGATAAGAGTTTCTCAACAGAAGTGGGGCGTGCTTTTGCAGTAATTTGGATATTGACTAGCACTATTACCTTAGCTCAGTTTTTTCTCTACATTGCTGAGCTTAACACTGAAAGGAGACAAAGGGCACTGGCCAATTGGGTTCGCACTCGGAAGATGACTAGTGCAGATCTTGAAGCAGCTGATATAGACGATGATGGGGTTGTTGA tgcttcAGACTTCATcatatataaactgaaagagaTGGGGAAGATAAGTCAAGATGATATTTCACTGTTACTAGAAGAGTTTGAAGATCTGGATGTTGATCAGTCAGGAACTCTGTCTGTGTCTGACATAACGCTTGCTCAGTCTTAA
- the LOC115958450 gene encoding two-pore potassium channel 1-like — MASNDAKGKGPLQASLVNPTPQTSMTDAPTHRSDPLTGSVSWGTSNNDPSPRSTSNSRKSHQTLKLVALVLAVYLGLGTVCFYLLEPQMTGHKTNEIIDAVYFCIVTMATVGYGDIVPNSVLSKLIVCVFAFTGMALVALGLTKAVDYFMKKQADLLINALHMDQNSSEAKYEKNYKGVKYKCLVVIIIILMLMIAGTAVLATVEKLDLIDAFYCVSVTITTLGYGDKSFKTERGRIFAVFWILTSTIFVAQFLCYITELHVQMGQRELVKQVLSQKITNKDLEAADLDKDKSVELAEFIVDRLVKMEKISEDDIADIKEEFGKRDINKSNTLTESDLPQSTQAGN; from the exons ATGGCTAGCAATGACGCAAAAGGGAAAGGTCCATTACAGGCAAGCTTAGTAAATCCTACACCTCAAACAAGTATGACAGATGCGCCAACACATAGAAGTGATCCCCTCACAGGTTCTGTTTCTTGGGGGACAAGTAACAATGATCCAAGTCCCCGTTCTACATCTAATTCAAGGAAATCACACCAAACTTTAAAGTTAGTAGCCTTAGTCTTGGCTGTCTACCTAGGACTAGGAACCGTGTGCTTCTACCTACTCGAGCCCCAGATGACAGGAcacaaaacaaatgaaattaTTGATGCAGTCTACTTCTGCATTGTAACAATGGCCACTGTTGGATATGGAGACATTGTGCCTAATAGTGTCCTTAGTAAGCTAATCGTCTGTGTTTTCGCCTTCACGGGAATGGCTCTGGTTGCACTAGGCCTGACCAAAGCAGTAGACTATTTTATGAAGAAGCAGGCAGACTTGCTAATAAATGCTTTACATATGGATCAAAATTCCAGTGAGGCCAAGTATGAAAAGAATTATAAAGGAGTGAAATACAAGTGCTTAGTGgtcattatcattattttgaTGCTCATGATTGCTGGGACAGCCGTCCTAGCTACTGTGGAGAAATTGGACCTTATTGATGCGTTTTATTGTGTTAGTGTGACCATAACAACGTTGGGATATGGAGATAAGAGCTTCAAAACTGAACGAGGGCGTATTTTTGCAGTGTTTTGGATATTGACAAGTACCATTTTTGTGGCTCAGTTTTTATGCTACATAACTGAGCTACATGTTCAAATGGGACAAAGGGAATTGGTTAAGCAGGTACTAAGCCAGAAGATAACAAATAAAGATCTGGAGGCAGCAGATCTTGATAAAGATAAATCAGTAGA GCTTGCTGAGTTCATTGTAGATAGGCTTGTAAAGATGGAGAAGATTAGTGAAGATGATATTGCGGATATAAAGGAGGAGTTTGGAAAACGTGATATTAATAAGTCAAACACCTTAACTGAATCTGATCTTCCTCAATCAACTCAAGCAGGGAATTGA
- the LOC115956152 gene encoding two-pore potassium channel 1-like produces MASDDAKGKGPLQASLVNPIPQTSMTDASTQRSDPVTGSVSRGTSNTDPSPSTFHLRKSHHTLMLVAVVFAIYLVLGTVCFYLLEPQMMGHKTNGLVDALYFCIVTMATVGYGDIVPNTVLSKIFVCFFAFTGMALVALGLSKAADSFMKKQGDMLVNALHTDQNDRAADIKKYEKLYKGVECKCLLVFIFILMLMIAGTTVLATVEKLDLIDAFYCVCVTITTLGYGDKSFKTKGGRIFAVFWILASTISLAQFLAYITELFAQKAQRKLVKQALSRKLTHVDLEEADLDKNKSLDLAEFILLKLKQMEKISEDDIAPIKEEFRNYDLDKSNTITASDLLQSTQA; encoded by the exons ATGGCTAGCGACGACGCAAAAGGGAAAGGTCCATTACAGGCAAGCTTGGTAAATCCTATACCTCAAACAAGTATGACAGATGCGTCAACACAAAGAAGTGATCCCGTCACCGGTTCTGTTTCTAGGGGGACAAGTAACACTGATCCAAGTCCTTCTACATTTCATTTACGGAAATCACACCATACTTTAATGCTCGTAGCCGTAGTCTTCGCTATCTACTTAGTACTAGGAACCGTGTGCTTCTACCTGCTCGAGCCCCAGATGATGGGACACAAAACAAATGGACTTGTTGATGCACTCTACTTCTGCATTGTAACAATGGCCACTGTTGGATATGGAGACATTGTGCCTAATACTGTCCTTAGTAAGATATTCGTCTGTTTTTTCGCCTTCACGGGAATGGCTTTGGTTGCACTAGGCCTGTCCAAAGCAGCAGACTCTTTTATGAAGAAGCAGGGAGACATGCTAGTAAATGCTTTACATACGGATCAAAATGACAGAGCAGCTGATATTAAAAAGTATGAAAAGCTTTATAAAGGAGTGGAATGCAAGTGTTTATTGgtctttatctttattttgatGCTCATGATTGCTGGGACAACCGTCCTAGCTACCGTGGAGAAATTGGACCTTATTGATGcattttattgtgtttgtgtAACCATCACGACATTGGGATATGGAGATAAGAGCTTCAAAACTAAAGGAGGGCGTATTTTTGCGGTGTTTTGGATTTTGGCAAGTACTATTTCTTTGGCTCAGTTTTTAGCCTACATTACTGAGCTATTTGCTCAAAAAGCACAAAGGAAATTGGTCAAGCAGGCTCTTAGCCGGAAATTGACACATGTAGATCTGGAGGAAGCAGatcttgataaaaataaatctttaGA TCTTGCTGAGTTCATCCTACTTAAGCTCAAACAGATGGAGAAGATTAGTGAAGATGATATTGCGCCTATAAAGGAGGAGTTTAGAAATTATGATCTTGATAAGTCAAACACCATAACTGCATCTGATCTTCTGCAATCAACTCAAGCATAG
- the LOC115957858 gene encoding two-pore potassium channel 1-like: MLIKNLQTIYFPVSIISTKNSINCLTEEPSLNSLSLLLSLLTGSPLVCLKFQLLELNKFKAAQILFWRNIFMASNDAKGKGPFQEGRVNRTPQASMTDAPKRSYRLCRSDPLTDSTFRGTSNVEPSPSSTSDFWESHHTLMLVAIVLVIYLVLGTVCFYLLEPQMMGHKTNGLVDALYFCIVTMATVGYGDIVPNTVLSKIFVCFFAFTGMALVVLGLSKAADSFVKKQGDMLVNALHTDQNARAADTNKYKKHYKRVKCKCLLVFIFILMLMIAGTTVLATVEKLDLIDAFYCVCVTITTLGYGDKSFKTKGGRIFAVFWILASTISLAQFLAYITELFAQKAQSKLAKQVLSRKLTHGDLEDADLDKNKSLDIAEFILLKLKEMEKISEDDIAPIREEFRNYDVDKSNSLTTSDILQSTRAGK; the protein is encoded by the exons atgTTAATTAAGAATCTCcaaacaatttattttccagTTTCTATAATTAGCACGAAGAATTCCATAAATTGTCTTACAGAAGAACCATCtctgaactctctctctctcttgctctctctcCTCACTGGCAGCCCTCTTGTGTGTTTGAAGTTCCAATTGTTAGAGCTCAACAAGTTcaaag CTGCACAGATCCTCTTTTGGAGAAACATTTTCATGGCCAGCAATGATGCAAAAGGGAAAGGGCCATTTCAGGAAGGCCGAGTAAATCGTACACCTCAAGCAAGTATGACTGATGCTCCAAAGAGAAGTTATCGGCTTTGCAGAAGTGATCCCCTTACTGATTCTACTTTTAGGGGGACAAGTAACGTAGAACCAAGTCCTTCTTCTACATCTGATTTTTGGGAATCACATCATACTTTAATGCTAGTAGCCATAGTCTTGGTTATCTACTTAGTACTAGGAACCGTATGCTTCTACCTCCTTGAGCCCCAGATGATGGGACACAAAACAAATGGACTTGTTGATGCACTCTACTTCTGCATTGTAACAATGGCCACTGTTGGATATGGAGATATTGTGCCCAATACTGTCCTTAGCAAGATATTCGTCTGTTTTTTCGCCTTCACGGGAATGGCCTTGGTTGTGCTAGGCCTGTCCAAAGCAGCAGACTCTTTCGTGAAGAAGCAGGGAGACATGCTAGTAAATGCTCTACATACGGATCAAAATGCCAGAGCAGCTGATACTAACAAGTATAAAAAGCATTATAAACGAGTGAAATGCAAGTGTTTATTGgtctttatctttattttgatGCTCATGATTGCTGGGACAACCGTCCTAGCCACCGTGGAGAAATTGGACCTCATTGATGcattttattgtgtttgtgtAACCATCACAACATTGGGATATGGAGATAAGAGCTTCAAAACTAAAGGAGGGCGTATTTTTGCGGTGTTTTGGATTTTGGCAAGTACTATTTCTCTGGCTCAGTTTTTAGCCTACATTACTGAGCTATTTGCTCAAAAAGCACAAAGTAAATTGGCCAAGCAGGTTCTTAGCCGGAAATTGACACATGGAGATCTGGAGGACGCAGatcttgataaaaataaatctttaGA TATTGCTGAGTTCATCCTACTTAAGCTCAAAGAGATGGAGAAGATTAGTGAAGATGATATTGCACCTATAAGGGAGGAGTTTCGAAATTATGATGTTGATAAGTCAAACTCCTTAACTACATCTGATATTCTGCAATCAACTCGAGCAGGGAAGTGA
- the LOC115956153 gene encoding uncharacterized protein At4g02000-like — protein MSLWKPVGKIDFVGLGNDFVLVRFAVKDDYEAILKNGPWFIGGNFLSIRPWVPDFNPSKAGISSVAVWVRLNELPIEYYDVEALQIIGNAIGRVLRIDTHTTNESRGRFARLCTQVDIGNPLITAILIGGREKLVSYEGIQRLCFSCGRIGHRRESCLYTVREDQTRKREVGENLPEQGNQEDSGHQVASSGTNSVKPKETETCEGTPGLCEGTAKDTPNDVYGPWVVVTRKRGGNKATRKDGPTDQNTFKNMGSLKNGPSDKLKREGKRKVSVDHSLSEAHMQKAV, from the coding sequence ATGTCCTTATGGAAGCCAGTGGGAAAAATTGATTTCGTTGGCTTGGGTAATGATTTTGTCCTAGTCCGTTTTGCAGTAAAAGATGACTATGAGGCTATTCTTAAGAATGGACCTTGGTTCATTGGAGGAAATTTCTTATCTATAAGACCTTGGGTACCAGATTTTAATCCTTCAAAGGCGGGTATATCCTCGGTTGCAGTTTGGGTGAGATTGAATGAGCTACCTATCGAGTATTATGATGTTGAGGCCCTTCAGATCATTGGCAACGCGATTGGTAGAGTTCTAAGGATAGATACCCATACAACGAATGAATCTAGGGGCAGGTTCGCTCGCCTCTGTACACAGGTTGACATTGGAAATCCTTTGATTACTGCGATTCTCATTGGTGGACGAGAGAAGCTTGTCAGTTATGAGGGTATTCAACGGCTCTGTTTTTCCTGTGGAAGAATAGGCCACCGCCGGGAGAGTTGTCTGTATACGGTGCGGGAAGACCAGACACGGAAGAGGGAGGTGGGTGAGAATTTACCGGAGCAGGGTAACCAAGAAGATAGTGGACACCAGGTTGCCAGCTCAGGTACGAATTCGGTTAAGCCTAAGGAGACAGAGACGTGCGAGGGAACGCCAGGATTGTGTGAAGGTACGGCTAAGGACACCCCCAATGATGTGTACGGCCCTTGGGTTGTTGTGACACGGAAAAGAGGTGGGAACAAAGCGACAAGGAAAGATGGTCCCACTGACCAAAATACGTTTAAGAATATGGGCTCACTGAAGAATGGGCCTAGTGACAAGCTTAAACGAGAAGGGAAGAGGAAGGTGTCAGTGGATCATAGCCTAAGTGAGGCCCACATGCAAAAAGCGGTGTAG
- the LOC115956154 gene encoding uncharacterized protein LOC115956154 — MNIVVWNCRGALKPNFQSHVQELVRCHDPTLLVVMETRVGGDRARDVTDRLPFNGVFHTETIGQKGGLWLLWYSDRVEVELLASSKQEIHATVKVRTSNYKWLFSAVYASLRSAERHILWNNLSNVAELHNMLWVIAGDFNEPLFGDDKFGGRVVSSNRSLLFKECLDDCNMVDLGFSGPRFTWTNRREVQNLIQERIDRFFVNPEWCVLFPEARITDLTRFHSNHCPVLLETKPQNRVRLNRPFKFQKFWLADMSFPRVVDQAWNQSSHLEEAIDKFMVKANDWNRDQFGNIFF; from the coding sequence ATGAATATAGTAGTTTGGAACTGTAGGGGTGCTCTGAAGCCCAATTTTCAGAGTCATGTGCAGGAGCTTGTTCGGTGTCATGATCCGACTTTGTTAGTGGTTATGGAGACCCGTGTGGGTGGAGATAGAGCTCGTGATGTAACTGATCGGCTCCCATTTAACGGTGTATTTCATACTGAAACGATTGGCCAGAAAGGGGGGCTATGGCTTCTCTGGTATTCAGATAGAGTGGAGGTGGAGCTGCTAGCAAGTTCTAAGCAAGAAATTCATGCTACAGTCAAGGTTCGTACCTCTAATTATAAATGGTTGTTCTCTGCTGTCTATGCTAGTCTTAGGAGTGCGGAAAGGCATATTTTGTGGAATAATTTATCGAATGTAGCTGAGTTGCATAACATGCTATGGGTTATTgctggggattttaatgaaccTCTCTTTGGTGATGATAAGTTTGGAGGTAGAGTGGTTAGTTCAAACCGGTCTTTATTGTTTAAAGAATGCTTGGATGATTGTAATATGGTGGATTTAGGCTTCTCTGGTCCAAGGTTCACGTGGACTAATCGAAGAGAAGTGCAAAATCTCATCCAAGAGAGAATCGAcagattctttgtcaacccggAGTGGTGTGTCCTTTTTCCAGAAGCAAGAATAACGGATCTCACTAGATTTCACTCCAATCATTGCCCGGTCCTTCTTGAAACTAAACCGCAGAACAGGGTGCGACTAAACCGccctttcaagtttcaaaagttCTGGCTAGCAGATATGTCCTTTCCCAGGGTGGTAGATCAGGCCTGGAATCAGTCTTCTCATCTTGAGGAGGCTATTGATAAATTTATGGTTAAGGCCAATGATTGGAATAGAGATCagtttggaaatatttttttttaa